A window of the Lepus europaeus isolate LE1 chromosome 5, mLepTim1.pri, whole genome shotgun sequence genome harbors these coding sequences:
- the LORICRIN gene encoding loricrin isoform X2, giving the protein MSHQKKQPTPYPPVSCGKTSGGGGGGGGGGSGGGGGCGFYSGGGSGGGVKYSGGGGGGGGSSGGGGCYSSCGGGGGSSCGGGSSGGGGSGGCGGGSGGGVKYSGGGGSSGGGGCYSSGGGSSGGGGCYSSGGGSSGGGGGSSCGGGSSGGGGGGGQLYQCHSYGGGSSGGSSCGGGSSGGGSSCGGGSSGGGSSCGGGSSGGGGGGGQLYQCHSYGGGSSGGSSCGGGSSGGGSSGGGSGYFSQHSTQSSCAPQQSYGGGSSGCGGSSGGSGGGGGCCFSSGGGGGGGGCGSSGGSSGCGGGSSGGSSGCGGGSSGGSSSGGGKGVPVCHQTQQKQAPTWPCK; this is encoded by the exons ATGTCTCATCAGAAAAAGCAGCCCACTCCCTACCCGCCCGTGAGTTGCGGGAAGAcctccggcggcggcggcggcggcggcgggggcggcagcggcggcggcggcggctgcggcttctatagcggcggcg GCTCTGGTGGCGGCGTCAAGTactccggcggcggcggcggcggcggcggctcttCCGGGGGCGGCGGCTGCTACTccagctgcggcggcggcggcggctccagcTGCGGCGGGGGCTCCTCCGGGGGCGGCGGCTCCGGTGGCTGCGGCGGCGGCTCCGGAGGGGGCGTCAAGTACTCCGGGGGCGGCGGCTCCTCCGGGGGCGGCGGCTGCTACTCCAGCGGCGGCGGCTCCTCCGGGGGCGGCGGCTGCTACTCCAGCGGCGGCGGCTCctccgggggcggcggcggctccaGCTGCGGCGGCGGCTCttcgggaggcggcggcggcggcggccagctGTACCAGTGCCACAGCTACGGCGGCGGCTCTAGCGGCGGCTCCAGTTGCGGCGGTGGCTCCAGCGGCGGCGGCTCCAGCTGCGGCGGTGGCTCCAGCGGCGGCGGCTCCAGCTGCGGCGGCGGCTCCTCGGGCGGCGGCGGTGGAGGCGGCCAGCTGTACCAGTGCCACAGTTACGGCGGCGGCTCCAGCGgcggctccagctgtggcggtGGCTCCAGCGGCGGCGGCTCCTCCGGCGGCGGCTCGGGCTACTTCTCGCAGCATTCCACCCAGAGCTCGTGCGCGCCCCAGCAGAGCTACGGCGGGGGGTCGTCCGGCTGCGGCGGCTCGTCCgggggcagcggcggcggcggcggctgctgcttctccagcggtgggggcggcggcggcggcggctgtggCTCCTCCGGGGGCAGCTCCGGCTGCGGAGGCGGCTCCTCCGGGGGCAGCTCCGGCTGCGGGGGCGGCTCCTCTGGCGGCAGCTCCTCCGGCGGCGGCAAGGGCGTCCCGGTGTGCCACCAGACCCAGCAGAAGCAGGCGCCTACCTGGCCATGCAAATAA
- the LORICRIN gene encoding loricrin isoform X1 translates to MSHQKKQPTPYPPVSCGKTSGGGGGGGGGGSGGGGGCGFYSGGGGSSCGGGGGGGGSSCGGGGGGSSCGGSSYGGSSGGGGVKHSGGGGGHSHICCGGHSGGSGGGGGGHTHICCGGHSGGGSSGSCGGGSGGGVKYSGGGGGGGGSSGGGGCYSSCGGGGGSSCGGGSSGGGGSGGCGGGSGGGVKYSGGGGSSGGGGCYSSGGGSSGGGGCYSSGGGSSGGGGGSSCGGGSSGGGGGGGQLYQCHSYGGGSSGGSSCGGGSSGGGSSCGGGSSGGGSSCGGGSSGGGGGGGQLYQCHSYGGGSSGGSSCGGGSSGGGSSGGGSGYFSQHSTQSSCAPQQSYGGGSSGCGGSSGGSGGGGGCCFSSGGGGGGGGCGSSGGSSGCGGGSSGGSSGCGGGSSGGSSSGGGKGVPVCHQTQQKQAPTWPCK, encoded by the coding sequence ATGTCTCATCAGAAAAAGCAGCCCACTCCCTACCCGCCCGTGAGTTGCGGGAAGAcctccggcggcggcggcggcggcggcgggggcggcagcggcggcggcggcggctgcggcttctatagcggcggcggcggctccagctgcggcggcggcggtggaGGCGGCGGCTCCAGCTGCGGCGGTGGAGGCGGCGGCTCCAGCTGCGGCGGCTCCAGCTacggcggcagcagcggcggcggcggtgtCAAGCactccggcggcggcggcggccacagCCACATTTGCTGCGGCGGCCACtccggcggcagcggcggcggcggcggcggccacacCCACATTTGCTGCGGCGGCCACTCCGGCGGCGGCAGCTCCGGAAGCTGCGGCGGAGGCTCTGGTGGCGGCGTCAAGTactccggcggcggcggcggcggcggcggctcttCCGGGGGCGGCGGCTGCTACTccagctgcggcggcggcggcggctccagcTGCGGCGGGGGCTCCTCCGGGGGCGGCGGCTCCGGTGGCTGCGGCGGCGGCTCCGGAGGGGGCGTCAAGTACTCCGGGGGCGGCGGCTCCTCCGGGGGCGGCGGCTGCTACTCCAGCGGCGGCGGCTCCTCCGGGGGCGGCGGCTGCTACTCCAGCGGCGGCGGCTCctccgggggcggcggcggctccaGCTGCGGCGGCGGCTCttcgggaggcggcggcggcggcggccagctGTACCAGTGCCACAGCTACGGCGGCGGCTCTAGCGGCGGCTCCAGTTGCGGCGGTGGCTCCAGCGGCGGCGGCTCCAGCTGCGGCGGTGGCTCCAGCGGCGGCGGCTCCAGCTGCGGCGGCGGCTCCTCGGGCGGCGGCGGTGGAGGCGGCCAGCTGTACCAGTGCCACAGTTACGGCGGCGGCTCCAGCGgcggctccagctgtggcggtGGCTCCAGCGGCGGCGGCTCCTCCGGCGGCGGCTCGGGCTACTTCTCGCAGCATTCCACCCAGAGCTCGTGCGCGCCCCAGCAGAGCTACGGCGGGGGGTCGTCCGGCTGCGGCGGCTCGTCCgggggcagcggcggcggcggcggctgctgcttctccagcggtgggggcggcggcggcggcggctgtggCTCCTCCGGGGGCAGCTCCGGCTGCGGAGGCGGCTCCTCCGGGGGCAGCTCCGGCTGCGGGGGCGGCTCCTCTGGCGGCAGCTCCTCCGGCGGCGGCAAGGGCGTCCCGGTGTGCCACCAGACCCAGCAGAAGCAGGCGCCTACCTGGCCATGCAAATAA